In Stomoxys calcitrans chromosome 2, idStoCalc2.1, whole genome shotgun sequence, the following proteins share a genomic window:
- the LOC106091132 gene encoding probable peroxisomal acyl-coenzyme A oxidase 1 isoform X1 encodes MSTNTDLHHERQNATICSEDFAVWWAGGEKELSKNRTLEKLFFNDPQFADERPLANMSYKEVYEYSTAKAVRFLRKLREYLREQRKINSKPLTAIEEIYELRRLLAGTLGAALLPQNFSFRLHSAMFLPTLLNQATEEQQKQWLEKAWNFDGIIGSYAQTELGHGTFVRGLETRADYDIERKEFVLNSPTLSAYKWWPGGLGHTANVTVLMAQLYIKDKPYGLQPFLVRIRNEKTHEPEPGVDVGDIGPKIGLNGVNNGFLGLKNVRIPLNQMLAKNNQVLADGTFVKGPEPLLLYGSMVFARVLIIRDVVYNLLQAATIATRYSAVRRQGVETPGQPEIQVLDFLTQQQKLFPQIAKGIFYRMAADYVWDMYRVVNKELDVGNKRNLPELHALTCCLKAVCSEDASKGVEILRKACGGHGFMASANFGNIYANATAACTYEGENTVLLLQAARFLTKSYVGGLKRCVLPRTVAYMRIFTRPKWTADVETLVAYLEKTSMERAKFSFFYMQSNKANPKIANHAGLSLAKAGILHGRAFMARMALDNVRSQILKGRIPKSLQGVIEELLNIFIMDLFLASLDEILHFNYLSAKQVQDIEERYQQALLAFRPNAVAVVDGFDFHDRVLSSTLGCYDGQAYERLMAEARKCDLNTETVNATFESSLKTLTRSNL; translated from the exons ATGTCCACAAATACTGACCTACATCACGAGCGGCAAAATGCCACAATATGTAGTGAAGACTTTGCCGTATGGTGGGCGGGAGGCGAAAAAGAACTTAGCAAAAACCGAACACTGGAAAAACTTTTCTTTAATGATCCTCAGTTTGCTGATGAACGCCCGCTCGCCAATATGTCTTACAAAGAAGTGTATGAATACAGCACTGCAAAAGCTGTACGTTTTTTGCGCAAACTAAGAGAATATCTGCGAGAGCAGAGAAAAATCAATTCCAAGCCCCTAACAGCCATAGAGGAAATATATGAGTTGCGCCGTCTGCTGGCAGGCACATTGGGGGCCGCTTTATTGCCTCAGAATTTCTCTTTTCGTTTGCATTCTGCTATGTTCTTGCCCACCCTGCTGAATCAAGCGACTGAGGAGCAGCAAAAACAATGGCTGGAGAAGGCTTGGAATTTTGATGGCATAATTGGCAGCTATGCCCAAACTGAATTGGGCCATGGCACTTTTGTAAGAGGTCTAGAGACTCGCGCCGATTATGATATAGAAAGAAAGGAGTTTGTTTTGAATTCACCTACACTGAGCGCCTATAAATGGTGGCCCGGTGGTTTGGGTCACACTGCAAATGTGACAGTGCTAATGGCCCAACTTTACATAAAGGATAAACCATATGGCTTGCAACCATTTTTGGTGCGCATACGCAATGAAAAGACCCATGAACCAGAGCCGGGTGTAGATGTGGGTGATATTGGTCCGAAGATCGGCTTGAATGGTGTAAATAACGGATTTTTAGGTTTGAAAAATGTACGCATACCTCTTaaccaaatgttggcaaaaaatAATCAAGTGTTAGCCGATGGCACCTTTGTAAAGGGTCCCGAACCGTTGTTACTCTATGGCAGTATGGTTTTTGCGCGTGTCCTTATTATAAGAGATGTTGTGTATAACCTGTTGCAGGCAGCCACAATTGCTACAAG ATATTCCGCTGTTCGCCGCCAGGGCGTTGAGACACCTGGCCAGCCCGAGATACAAGTTCTGGACTttttaacacaacaacaaaagttaTTCCCTCAAATTGCCAAGGGCATATTTTATCGTATGGCAGCTGACTATGTCTGGGATATGTATCGTGTGGTCAATAAGGAGCTCGATGTGGGTAATAAACGTAATCTTCCCGAGTTACATGCTTTGACTTGCTGCCTTAAGGCTGTCTGCTCCGAAGATGCTTCCAAAGGAGTGGAAATTCTGCGCAAAGCTTGTGGAGGTCATGGTTTTATGGCCTCAGCtaattttggaaatatttatgccaatgccACTGCGGCTTGCACCTATGAAGGAGAGAATACTGTACTACTATTGCAGGCTGCTAGATTCTTAACCAAGAGCTATGTGGGTGGTTTGAAGCGTTGTGTGTTACCCAGAACTGTAGCTTATATGCGCATCTTCACTCGTCCCAAGTGGACAGCAGATGTGGAGACCCTGGTAGCCTATCTGGAGAAGACCTCCATGGAGAGGGccaaattttcctttttctataTGCAATCCAACAAAGCAAATCCCAAGATTGCCAATCATGCTGGTTTGTCACTGGCCAAGGCGGGTATTTTGCATGGCCGGGCTTTTATGGCTCGCATGGCTTTGGATAATGTGCGTTCGCAGATACTCAAAGGACGCATTCCAAAATCCTTGCAAGGTGTCATAGAGGAGTTGCTGAATATTTTCATTATGGATCTTTTCCTGGCCAGTTTGGATGAAATTCTACACTTCAATTATCTTAGTGCCAAGCAAGTGCAGGATATTGAAGAACGTTATCAACAGGCTTTATTGGCTTTCCGTCCCAATGCTGTTGCTGTGGTAGATGGTTTTGACTTCCATGATCGTGTGCTGTCTTCAACTTTGGGCTGCTACGACGGTCAGGCATATGAACGTCTTATGGCAGAGGCTCGCAAGTGTGATTTAAATACTGAAACGGTGAATGCCACATTTGAAAGCAGCTTAAAAACTCTGACGAGATCTAATTTGTAA
- the LOC106091132 gene encoding probable peroxisomal acyl-coenzyme A oxidase 1 isoform X2 — MSVNTDLQRERQNATIRSDEFATWWWGGEKELNKRRAMEKLFFDDPQFEDQRSIANMSHKELYEHTAAKAVRFVRKLREFLQQQRTGKRLTPIEEVYEMRIIMAGTLGAALVPQSFPLRLHFTMFLPALINQTTEEQRKQWLDKAWNFDGIIGTYAQTELGHGTYMRGLEARADYDIERGEFVLNSPSLTSYKWWPGGMGQTANMVVLMAQLYIKDKPYGLQPFLVRIRNEQSHEPEPGVDVGSIGPRLGMNGVNNGFLGFKNVRIPLNQMLAKHNQVLADGTFVKGPEPLLLYDTMIFSRVIVVRDVSYNLLQAATIATRYSAVRRQGVETPGQPEIQVLDFLTQQQKLFPQIAKGIFYRMAADYVWDMYRVVNKELDVGNKRNLPELHALTCCLKAVCSEDASKGVEILRKACGGHGFMASANFGNIYANATAACTYEGENTVLLLQAARFLTKSYVGGLKRCVLPRTVAYMRIFTRPKWTADVETLVAYLEKTSMERAKFSFFYMQSNKANPKIANHAGLSLAKAGILHGRAFMARMALDNVRSQILKGRIPKSLQGVIEELLNIFIMDLFLASLDEILHFNYLSAKQVQDIEERYQQALLAFRPNAVAVVDGFDFHDRVLSSTLGCYDGQAYERLMAEARKCDLNTETVNATFESSLKTLTRSNL; from the exons ATGTCCGTAAATACTGACCTACAACGCGAACGCCAGAATGCCACTATTCGCAGTGACGAGTTTGCCACTTGGTGGTGGGGCGGTGAGAAGGAACTCAACAAACGACGGGCCATGGAAAAGCTTTTCTTTGACGATCCACAGTTTGAAGATCAACGTTCCATTGCCAATATGTCGCACAAAGAACTTTATGAGCATACTGCAGCAAAAGCTGTGCGCTTTGTGCGAAAACTAAGAGAATTCCTGCAGCAACAGAGAACCGGTAAGCGTCTTACACCCATAGAGGAGGTGTACGAGATGCGTATCATAATGGCTGGCACTTTGGGTGCCGCTTTGGTGCCTCAAAGTTTTCCCTTGCGTTTGCATTTTACCATGTTCCTACCAGCCCTCATCAATCAAACGACCGAGGAACAACGCAAACAATGGCTGGATAAGGCTTGGAATTTTGATGGCATAATTGGCACATATGCTCAAACTGAATTGGGCCATGGCACCTATATGAGAGGTTTGGAAGCCCGTGCCGATTATGATATTGAAAGAGGggaatttgttttgaattcacCTTCACTAACCTCCTACAAGTGGTGGCCCGGTGGCATGGGTCAAACGGCAAATATGGTAGTGCTTATGGCCCAACTTTACATTAAGGATAAGCCCTATGGTTTGCAACCATTTTTGGTGCGCATACGCAATGAGCAGAGCCATGAACCAGAACCCGGTGTAGATGTGGGCAGCATTGGTCCCCGACTTGGCATGAATGGTGTGAATAATGGATTTTTGGGTTTCAAAAATGTACGCATACCTCTTAACCAAATGTTGGCCAAGCATAATCAAGTCTTAGCGGATGGCACCTTTGTTAAGGGACCAGAGCCTTTGTTGCTCTATGACACCATGATATTCTCGCGTGTCATTGTTGTGCGAGATGTTTCGTATAATCTGTTGCAAGCGGCCACAATTGCCACAAG ATATTCCGCTGTTCGCCGCCAGGGCGTTGAGACACCTGGCCAGCCCGAGATACAAGTTCTGGACTttttaacacaacaacaaaagttaTTCCCTCAAATTGCCAAGGGCATATTTTATCGTATGGCAGCTGACTATGTCTGGGATATGTATCGTGTGGTCAATAAGGAGCTCGATGTGGGTAATAAACGTAATCTTCCCGAGTTACATGCTTTGACTTGCTGCCTTAAGGCTGTCTGCTCCGAAGATGCTTCCAAAGGAGTGGAAATTCTGCGCAAAGCTTGTGGAGGTCATGGTTTTATGGCCTCAGCtaattttggaaatatttatgccaatgccACTGCGGCTTGCACCTATGAAGGAGAGAATACTGTACTACTATTGCAGGCTGCTAGATTCTTAACCAAGAGCTATGTGGGTGGTTTGAAGCGTTGTGTGTTACCCAGAACTGTAGCTTATATGCGCATCTTCACTCGTCCCAAGTGGACAGCAGATGTGGAGACCCTGGTAGCCTATCTGGAGAAGACCTCCATGGAGAGGGccaaattttcctttttctataTGCAATCCAACAAAGCAAATCCCAAGATTGCCAATCATGCTGGTTTGTCACTGGCCAAGGCGGGTATTTTGCATGGCCGGGCTTTTATGGCTCGCATGGCTTTGGATAATGTGCGTTCGCAGATACTCAAAGGACGCATTCCAAAATCCTTGCAAGGTGTCATAGAGGAGTTGCTGAATATTTTCATTATGGATCTTTTCCTGGCCAGTTTGGATGAAATTCTACACTTCAATTATCTTAGTGCCAAGCAAGTGCAGGATATTGAAGAACGTTATCAACAGGCTTTATTGGCTTTCCGTCCCAATGCTGTTGCTGTGGTAGATGGTTTTGACTTCCATGATCGTGTGCTGTCTTCAACTTTGGGCTGCTACGACGGTCAGGCATATGAACGTCTTATGGCAGAGGCTCGCAAGTGTGATTTAAATACTGAAACGGTGAATGCCACATTTGAAAGCAGCTTAAAAACTCTGACGAGATCTAATTTGTAA